TGCTACCGTGTGTACGATGCCGACATGCCCGAATACTCCATGGCCATCGACCTGTACCACGACTGGGTTCACGTCCAGGAATACGTGGCGCCCAAGTCCATCGACCCGGAAAAAGCCTCGGCACGCATGTTCGATGCGCTGGCGGCCATTCCCCAGGCACTGGGCATCGACAAGAACCGCGTAGTGGTCAAGCGTCGCGAGCGCCAGAGCGGCACCAAGCAGTACGAGCGCCAGAGCGCCCAGGGCAAGTTCACCGAAGTCAGCGAAGGTGGCGTCAAGTTGTTGGTCAACCTGACCGATTATCTGGACACGGGCCTGTTCCTCGACCACCGGCCGATTCGCATGCGTATCCAGAAGGAGGCGGCCGGCAAGCGCTTCCTCAACCTGTATTGCTACACCGCCACCGCCAGTGTGCACGCCGCCAAGGGTGGCGCGCGCAGCACCACCAGCGTCGACCTGTCGAAAACCTACCTGGACTGGGCGCGTCGCAACTTCTCGCTCAACGGTTTCTCCGACAAGAACCGCCTGGAGCAGGGCGACGTGATGGCGTGGCTGGAGGCCAGCCGCGATGAGTTCGACATGATCTTCATCGACCCGCCGACCTTCTCCAATTCCAAGCGCATGGAAGGCATCTTCGACGTGCAGCGTGACCACGTGCAGTTGCTGGACCTGGCCATGGCGCGCCTGGCACCGGGCGGCGTGTTGTACTTCTCGAACAACTTCCGCAAGTTCCAGCTGGAAGACAACCTCGTCGAGCGGTACGCCGTCGAGGAGATCAGTGATAAAACCATCGACCCGGATTTTGCGCGCAACGCCAAGATCCACCGAGCGTGGAAAATCACCGCTCGCTGATCGCACACCGCTAAAGCCGCAAGCCCGGATTATTCTGGCCTTGCGGCTTTTTTGCGCTGGTCAAACGCGAGCCCTGTGGCTATAACTTAACGCCTGGCCAAAGTGACGCACCCGCACGCTGGCGTTCCGAGGCTTGTCTATGCCGCTGCATGCCGTGCGCCCGAAAATCCTAGGCTTTATCAGCGAGCAGGTGTCGGCGTGGCTGGTGGCAGTGGTGGTGTTTCTGACAGGGGTCGCGTTGACGATCATCGTCGCCTGGGGCGCCTCCGGTCTCTATCAGCAGCAGATGCGCCAACGCTTTCAGTTGCTGGTCAACGAGCGTTACAGCCGCCTCCAGGAACGCTTCGAGGACCAGGAGCAACGCCTGGGCAGCCTGCGACGGTTCTTCGTCAATTCCACTACAGTCTCGCGCAAAGAGTTCGACGGTTTCGCACAGCCCTTGCTGTTGCGCGCGCGCGCCTATGCCTGGGCGCCGCGGGTTTCCCGTGACCAGCGCAGCGCGTTTGAGCAGGAGATGACGGCCGAGCGCGGTGCGAGCTTTTCCATTCGCGAATTGAACGCGGCAGGCGAGTTGGCCCCGGCCAACGCACGCGATGAGTATGTGCCGGTGCTATACAGCCAAACCCAGAGCCTGCTCGGCTCGCCGCTGGGTTTTGACCTGCTGGCCCAGCCATTGCGGCGCTCGACGGTTGAGCGCGCGCAACAGTCAGGGAAAATGGCCGTGTCCCAGCCCATGCACCTGGTGGGTGTGGAGCCGGCCTACGCCATGGGCGTGCTGTTGGTGGCGCCGGTCAGCCGGGCGCCGACCACACAAGTGCCCACCAGTGAGCCTTATGGCTACGTGATGGCGGTGATCAGCATGCGCCAACTGGTGGCCGACGGCTTGCCCAAGGCCGACCGGGACAACCTGGTGATGCAGATTGTCGACACCTCCGACACCGAAGAACGCGTGCTCTACGAATCCAGCAACGCCGTGGCAGACAGCGACCTGATGGCCGCGCGCCGGCTGACGCTTGGCGACCACATCTACGCCTTGAGCCTGCGGCCCAGCCAGGTGTTCCAGCAGGGCAGCCACTCTTCGCTGCTCAGTATCCTGGTCATGGGCAGCCTACTTAGCCTGCTGCTCAGTGCGTTGCTCTATGTGCTGGTCAGCCAGCGCCAGCGCGCATTGAAGCTGGTGGAGCAGCGCACCGCCCAGTTGCGTCAGCGTGAGCAGGAACTGCGGGGCACCCACGGCCAACTGCGCAGCGTGCTCAATGCGGCGACCCAAGTAGCGATCATCGCCACGGACCTTCGTGGTGTCATCACCACGTTCAACGCGGGCGCCGAGCAGATGCTGGGCTTTGAGGCGAATGAAGTCCTGGGCCACCTGACCCTCGAAAGCCTGCACTTGGCACCCGAGCTCGAAGCCCGCGCTGTGCAGTTGAGCGCGGCCCTGGGCAAGCGCATCCCGCCAGGCCAGGCGATGCTGGTGGACAGCGCCGATACGGTGCACGAGGCCCGTGAGTGGACGCTGGTGCGCAAGGACGGCAGCCAACTGACGGTGAACATGCTCGCCACGGTATTGCTGGATGAGCATGGCTTGTGGGTCGGGCACCTGGCGATCTGCCTGGACGTCACCGAGCAGAAGCGCGCCTATGAGGCGCTGGCCGCCCGGGATCGCCTGCTGAAGAAACTCAGCGCCCATGTGCCCGGCGGTATTTTCCAGTTCATCCTGGAGTCGAACGATGCCTCGCGTTTCCTGTATGCCAGCGATGGCATCCGCGATATCTACGAAATCGAGCCGGCGTTGTTGCAGCAGGATGCGCGAAAGGTCTTCGAGCGGATTCACCCGCTGGATGTCGAGCGGGTGCGTGAGTCCATTCGGCTGTCTACCCTGCAGTTGAGCCATTGGCGCGAAGAATACCGGGTGCAATTGCCCCGTCGCGGGCTGCGCTGGGTTCGCGGCGAGGCGACGCCGGAGGAGCTGCCCGGCGGCGGTACGATATGGCATGGCTATGTGTCGGATATATCCGACCTTAAGCGGGTAGAGGAAGAACTGCGGGCGTTGTCGATTACCGACTCGCTGACGGGTATCCATAACCGCCGCTACTTCCAGGACCGCCTGAAGGCCGAGATAATCCGAGTCAAGCGTGCCTCGGGAGCGTTATCGGTGATCATGCTCGACATCGACCACTTCAAGCGCATCAACGACCAGCACGGCCATGCGGTGGGCGATGAAGTGCTCAAGGAGTTGTGCCGGCGCATCAGCCAGCGGTTGCGCCGCACGGATGTGTTCTGTCGCCTGGGAGGCGAAGAGTTCGTGGTGCTGTGCCCCAACACCGATGGCCTCCAGGCCTACAGCGTTGCCCTGGAGTTGTGGCAAGCGTTGCGCAGTGCACCGATGGAGGGTGTCGGGAGCGTGACAGCGAGCTTCGGGGTGGCCAGTTGGCGCGTCGAGGAGGGCGTTGACGGCTTGCTGTTGCGGGCGGATTCGGGGGTGTATGCGGCGAAGCAGGCGGGCCGGGATCGGGTCGAGGCAGAGCGCACGCTTGCCTGAAGTGCACGACCATTCAGGCTATTAGAGATCAATGTGGGAGCTGGCTTGCGTGCGATAGCACCACCTCGGTATTCCTGATCGACCGAGGCGTCTGCATCGCAGGCAAGCCAGCTCCCACATTTGATATTTGCTGCTGTTAGAGGATCGGGGCCGCAGCCGCCAGCTTCGGCTGGCGATACAGGTCCAGCAGCACTTGGTCGAGCACTGAAGACGCGCCCCACGGTTTTGTATCGTTGAGAATCGCCACCACCGCCCAGGTGTTGCCGTTGTTATCGCGGCTGAACCCGGCAATCGCGCGCACGGTATTCAGGGTGCCGGTCTTGATGTGAGCTTCACCGCGCATGGCCGTGGTCTTCAGGCGTTTGCGCATGGTGCCGTCGGTACCGGCAATCGGCAGCGAGCTGATGTACTCCGCCGCGTACGGGCTTCTCCACGCCGCTTGCAGCATGGTCGCCATCTCGCGGGCGCTGACCCGTTCGGCACGGGACAGGCCGGAGCCGTTCTCCATCACCAGGTGCGGCGCCGTGATGCCCTTTTTCGCCAGCCACTGGCGCACCACACGCTGGGCGGCCTTCGCATCGTCGCCATCGGCGTCGGTGCGGTATTGCGCGCCCAGGCTCAGGAACAACTGCTGGGCCATGGTGTTGTTACTGTATTTGTTGATGTCGCGGATGATTTCCGCCAGGTCCGGCGAGAACGCCCGGGCCAATACTTTGGCGTTCTTCGGCACTGGCGCCTGGATATCACGGCCCTGGATGCTGCCGCCCAGTTCCTTCCAGATCGCCCGAACGGCGCCGGCGGTGTAGGTGGCGTGGTCCAGCAACGATAGATAAGTCTGCGAACTGCAGCCATCCGCCAACTGGCCGCTGACGGTCACGGTAACGCTGCCGTCGGCGGCAGTCATCGGGCTGTAGCGCACATCGCCGGTGCATTGCTTGGCGTTGGAGACCTTGACCTGGTTGTCGATGCGAATGCTTGCAATCGGCGGCTCGACCGACACCAGCACCTTGCCCGAATCATTGCGGGTAACGAAGCGCAGCGCCTTGAGATTGACCATCAGGGCATCGGGCTTGACCAGGAACGGTTTGTTTTCGTCGTTGCCATCGTCATTGAATTCCGGCAACTGCGGTGGGAGGAAGAAGCCGCGGTCCAGCACCAGGTCGCCAGTCACTTGCTGTACGCCATTGGCCCGCAGGTCGCGCATCAGCAGCCAGAGTTTTTCCATGTTCAGCTTGGGATCGCCGCCGCCCTTGAGGTACAGGTTACCGTTAAGGATGCCGCCGCTCAGGGTGCCGTCGGTGTAGAACTCGGTTTTCCACTGATGGTTGGGGCCGAGCATTTCCAGGGCCGCGTAGGTGGTAACCAGCTTCATGGTAGAGGCCGGGTTGACCGACACGTCGGCGTTGAACACGGTCGGCGTGCCCGGGCCGTTGAGGGGGATCATCACCAGGGACAGGGCATTGTTTTGCAGCTTGGCTTTCTGGAGGGCTTCCTGGACCTTGGGCGGCAGAGAGGTATTGATCGGGGCGGCGGTGACGGAAAAGGCCAGGGGGAGAAGAAAACTGGCGAGTAACAGTGGACGCAAAGATTTGATCATAAGAATTTAAACCCTACTGCTGAGGGGTGAAAAAGGTGAGGGGTATGTACGAAAAATCCCTCAATGGTCATGAAAGTGTCGGCATTATGCCCCAAGGCTGGCGCACTTGTGCCTGAACGATAGCTGCAATTGGCGGTTTTTTTCACGGGCACTCTGCCGCCGGTCCCAGAGAATCGGGCAAAGGCCTGCTTAAACTGCTAAAGTGCCGCCCGTTATTACTTAAGAGGATTGTTCCAATGGCGACTAACCGTTCCCGGCGTCTGCGCAAAAAACTGTGCGTTGATGAATTTCAAGAGCTGGGTTTCGAACTGAACCTGGACTTCAAAGAAGGTTTGGACGATGAAGCGGTTGACGCTTTCCTCGAAGCATTCCTGACTGAAGCAATGGACGGCAACGGCCTGGACTACGTCGGCGGTGATGACTTCGGTCTGGTTTGCAAAGCCACCCGTGGTTCGGTCAACGAAGAACAGCGTGCCGCTGTTGAAGCGTGGCTGAAGGCTCGTCCAGAGCTGACCCGCGTTGAAGTCAGCGCCCTGTTGGACGCTTGGCATCCAGAAAAGCCGATCAACCCGGCAGCCTGATGTCATGAAAAAGCGACCCGCCCGGGTCGCTTTTTCGTTACCGGGTCTTAAAGAATCAGGCCTTGCGCCAGTTCAGAATCACCAGCGTCAACACCCCCGCAACAATCCCCCAGAACGCCGACCCGATGGAAAACAACGTCAGCCCTGACGCTGTGACCATAAAAGTGATCAACGCAGCTTCCCGTTCCCTGGGCTCATTCATGGCGATGCTCAGGCCATTGATGATCGAGCCAAACAACGCCAGCGCCGCAATCGACAGCACCAGCTCCTTGGGCAGCGCCGCGAACAACGCAGCCAATGTCGCGCCGAACACCCCGGCAATCCCGTAGAAAATCCCGCACCAGAGCGCTGCGGTGTAGCGCTTGTTGCGATCCTCATGGGCATGGGGCCCGGTGCAGATCGCCGCGCTGATGGCGGCCAGGTTGATGCCATGGGAGCCAAACGGCGCCAGCACCAACGAGGCAAGGCCCGTGGTGGTGATCAAGGGCGAGGCCGGCACGTTATAACCGTCGGCCCGCAGCACCGCGATCCCCGGCATGTTTTGCGAGGTCATGGCCACCACGAACAGCGGGATGCCGATGCTGATGGTCGCGGCCAGGGAGAAGTGCGGAGTGGTCCACACCGGCGTCGCCACCTCCAGGTGGAAGCCGCTGAAATCCAGCAGCCCCATCAACCCGGACAGCGCGGTGCCGATCAGCAAGGCTGCGAGCACCGCGTAGCGCGGCGACAGGCGCTTGATGATCAGGTAAGTGAAAAACATCCCCAGCACCAGCCCGGTACGGTGCTGCGCGGCGACGAAAATCTCGCTGCCGATCTTGAACAGAATCCCCGCCAGCAAGGCGGCCGCCAGTGACGCCGGGATGCGCTTGACGAGTTTTTCGAAGCTGCCGGTCAGCCCGCAGATCGTCACCAGCACCGCGCAGGTGATGTAGGCGCCGATGGCTTCGCCGTAGCTCACGCCGCCCAGGCTGGTGATCAACAATGCCGCGCCCGGGGTAGACCAGGCGATGGTGATCGGCGTGCGATAGCGCAGGGACAGGCCAATGCTGCACACCGCCATGCCGATGGAGATCGCCCAGATCCACGAAGAAATCTGCGCCGTGGTCAGGCCGGCGGCCTGGCCTGCCTGAAACATCAGCACCAGCGAACTGGTGTAGCCGGTCATCATGGCAATGAAACCGGCGACAACGGCCGAAGGCGAAGTGTCGGCCAGTGGGCGTAATCGCGCTTGGGGGACGTCGGACATGGGGCGGTGTTCCTTATGCCTGGGGCTTTTTGTAGGAGCGAATGCAGAATCAAGCCTAAACTCAAACGTAACGATTCATTGCAATACAGCCGGCGCCGCAAACAGCCGTACAGTGTGTTGGCGCGACGGGTTGTGTACAATGTGCGCTGGTTTTACGCGATACTTGCCAGCGACCCTCTGTGCCGTATTACAGTCAACGTCAATTCGCCGCCGTTCTCCCGACCCGAGTGCCCATGAACGAACAGTTGCAGCCCCTCAAGAAACAACCGCGAGCCGGTAAGGCCGGTCGCAGTGGAACCCAGGACGATATCGTCTACGCGCATATCTTCGAGGCGATCCTCGAACAACGCTTGGCGCCCGGTACCAAATTGAGTGAAGAAGCGCTGGGCGAAATCTTCGGTGTGAGCCGCACCATCATTCGCCGCGCGCTGTCGCGCCTGGCCCATGAAGGCGTGGTATTGCTGCGGCCCAATCGCGGCGCGGTAGTGGCCAGCCCGAGTGTCGAGGAAGCCCGTCAGGTGTTCCTGGCCCGGCGCCTGGTGGAACGTGCGATCACTGAATTGGCGGTGCAGCATGCCACGGCCGAGCAACTGGCCGAGCTGCGGCAGATGGTCAATGATGAGCGCGACAGCTTTTCCCGGGGTGATCGCGGCGCGGGTATCCGGCTTTCCGGCGAGTTTCACCTGAAGCTGGCCGAGGCGGCGAAGAACGCCCCGTTGATCAGCTTCCAGCGCAGCCTGGTGTCCCAGACCTCGTTGATCATCGCCCAGTACGAAAGCGGCAACCGCTCGCACTGTTCCTACGATGAGCACACCCAGTTGATCGACGCGATCGAAGCGCGGGATGCGGATTTGGCGGTGAACCTGATGATGCACCACATGGATCACATCGACAGCAAGCTCAACCTCGACGAGGAGAGCGCGTCGGATGACCTGCACGCGGTGTTCTCGCACTTGTTGCAGACCAAAAAGCCGGGTCGCTCGTCTGTAAAATTGTAAACCCGATCAAAAATGTGGGAGCTGGCTTGCCTGCGATAGCATCACCTCGGTATCACTGATACACCGAGGTGTCTGCATCGCAGGCAAGCCAGCTCCCACATTTGGTTTGTGGTGTTTGCTCAATCAGCGTTGGTGCACCAATTGCCCCGCCGCGTACGTCTGCAACACCGCCCGGTCATCCCCCAGCGTCATCAACACAAACAACGTCTCGGCAATGTTATTGGCCTGCTTCAGGCGATAGCTGAGTAGTGGCGTGGCGTTGTAATCCAGCACCAAAAAGTCGGCGTCAGTGCCTGGTTGCAGCGTGCCGATCTTGTCTTCCAGGCGCAGTGCCCGCGCCCCCCCCAGGGTCGCCAGGTACAACGACTTGAACGGACTCAGCCGCGCGCCTTGCAACTGCATCACCTTGTACGCTTCATTCAACGTTTGCAGCAGCGAGAAGCTGGTGCCGCCACCGACGTCCGTGCCCAGGCCGACATTCAACTTGTGCTTCTCCGCCATCGGCAGGTTGAACAACCCGCTGCCCAAGAAGAAGTTCGACGTCGGGCAGAACGCGACCGCCGAACCTGCCTCTGCCAGCCGCGCGCATTCGTCGTCGCACAGGTGCACACCATGGGCGAATACCGAGCGTTCACCCAGCAGTTTGTAATGGTCGTACACGTCCAGGTAGCCCTT
This genomic window from Pseudomonas sp. Bout1 contains:
- a CDS encoding diguanylate cyclase, which translates into the protein MPLHAVRPKILGFISEQVSAWLVAVVVFLTGVALTIIVAWGASGLYQQQMRQRFQLLVNERYSRLQERFEDQEQRLGSLRRFFVNSTTVSRKEFDGFAQPLLLRARAYAWAPRVSRDQRSAFEQEMTAERGASFSIRELNAAGELAPANARDEYVPVLYSQTQSLLGSPLGFDLLAQPLRRSTVERAQQSGKMAVSQPMHLVGVEPAYAMGVLLVAPVSRAPTTQVPTSEPYGYVMAVISMRQLVADGLPKADRDNLVMQIVDTSDTEERVLYESSNAVADSDLMAARRLTLGDHIYALSLRPSQVFQQGSHSSLLSILVMGSLLSLLLSALLYVLVSQRQRALKLVEQRTAQLRQREQELRGTHGQLRSVLNAATQVAIIATDLRGVITTFNAGAEQMLGFEANEVLGHLTLESLHLAPELEARAVQLSAALGKRIPPGQAMLVDSADTVHEAREWTLVRKDGSQLTVNMLATVLLDEHGLWVGHLAICLDVTEQKRAYEALAARDRLLKKLSAHVPGGIFQFILESNDASRFLYASDGIRDIYEIEPALLQQDARKVFERIHPLDVERVRESIRLSTLQLSHWREEYRVQLPRRGLRWVRGEATPEELPGGGTIWHGYVSDISDLKRVEEELRALSITDSLTGIHNRRYFQDRLKAEIIRVKRASGALSVIMLDIDHFKRINDQHGHAVGDEVLKELCRRISQRLRRTDVFCRLGGEEFVVLCPNTDGLQAYSVALELWQALRSAPMEGVGSVTASFGVASWRVEEGVDGLLLRADSGVYAAKQAGRDRVEAERTLA
- the dacB gene encoding D-alanyl-D-alanine carboxypeptidase/D-alanyl-D-alanine-endopeptidase; its protein translation is MIKSLRPLLLASFLLPLAFSVTAAPINTSLPPKVQEALQKAKLQNNALSLVMIPLNGPGTPTVFNADVSVNPASTMKLVTTYAALEMLGPNHQWKTEFYTDGTLSGGILNGNLYLKGGGDPKLNMEKLWLLMRDLRANGVQQVTGDLVLDRGFFLPPQLPEFNDDGNDENKPFLVKPDALMVNLKALRFVTRNDSGKVLVSVEPPIASIRIDNQVKVSNAKQCTGDVRYSPMTAADGSVTVTVSGQLADGCSSQTYLSLLDHATYTAGAVRAIWKELGGSIQGRDIQAPVPKNAKVLARAFSPDLAEIIRDINKYSNNTMAQQLFLSLGAQYRTDADGDDAKAAQRVVRQWLAKKGITAPHLVMENGSGLSRAERVSAREMATMLQAAWRSPYAAEYISSLPIAGTDGTMRKRLKTTAMRGEAHIKTGTLNTVRAIAGFSRDNNGNTWAVVAILNDTKPWGASSVLDQVLLDLYRQPKLAAAAPIL
- a CDS encoding YggL family protein, whose protein sequence is MATNRSRRLRKKLCVDEFQELGFELNLDFKEGLDDEAVDAFLEAFLTEAMDGNGLDYVGGDDFGLVCKATRGSVNEEQRAAVEAWLKARPELTRVEVSALLDAWHPEKPINPAA
- a CDS encoding benzoate/H(+) symporter BenE family transporter; the encoded protein is MSDVPQARLRPLADTSPSAVVAGFIAMMTGYTSSLVLMFQAGQAAGLTTAQISSWIWAISIGMAVCSIGLSLRYRTPITIAWSTPGAALLITSLGGVSYGEAIGAYITCAVLVTICGLTGSFEKLVKRIPASLAAALLAGILFKIGSEIFVAAQHRTGLVLGMFFTYLIIKRLSPRYAVLAALLIGTALSGLMGLLDFSGFHLEVATPVWTTPHFSLAATISIGIPLFVVAMTSQNMPGIAVLRADGYNVPASPLITTTGLASLVLAPFGSHGINLAAISAAICTGPHAHEDRNKRYTAALWCGIFYGIAGVFGATLAALFAALPKELVLSIAALALFGSIINGLSIAMNEPREREAALITFMVTASGLTLFSIGSAFWGIVAGVLTLVILNWRKA
- a CDS encoding GntR family transcriptional regulator translates to MNEQLQPLKKQPRAGKAGRSGTQDDIVYAHIFEAILEQRLAPGTKLSEEALGEIFGVSRTIIRRALSRLAHEGVVLLRPNRGAVVASPSVEEARQVFLARRLVERAITELAVQHATAEQLAELRQMVNDERDSFSRGDRGAGIRLSGEFHLKLAEAAKNAPLISFQRSLVSQTSLIIAQYESGNRSHCSYDEHTQLIDAIEARDADLAVNLMMHHMDHIDSKLNLDEESASDDLHAVFSHLLQTKKPGRSSVKL